A genomic window from Flavobacterium phycosphaerae includes:
- the rsmH gene encoding 16S rRNA (cytosine(1402)-N(4))-methyltransferase RsmH, which yields MMMTMEYHNPVLLKETVDGLNIKPDGIYVDVTFGGGGHSKEILNRLGPNGKLFGFDQDEDAWANALPDERFTLIQENFRYIKRFLRFHGVKSVDGILADLGVSSHQFDVPERGFSTRFDADLDMRMSKKNDLDAYKVINEYDEANLKRVFLDYGELKAAPALARTIIEARERKAISTTDELKLILAKFLPEQFKNKILAQIYQAIRIEVNQEMDVLKEFLEQSLEILKPEGRLSVISYHSLEDRLVKRFMKNGMFEGEPERDFFGNFSVPFKLIGKLIVPDDAEIKSNNRARSAKLRIAEKR from the coding sequence ATGATGATGACAATGGAATATCATAATCCTGTCTTGTTGAAAGAAACAGTTGATGGTTTGAATATTAAGCCCGATGGAATTTACGTGGATGTGACTTTCGGAGGAGGAGGGCATTCCAAAGAGATTTTGAATCGATTAGGTCCTAACGGAAAGTTATTTGGTTTCGATCAAGACGAAGACGCTTGGGCGAATGCTTTGCCTGATGAACGATTTACTTTAATTCAGGAAAATTTCAGATATATCAAACGCTTTTTAAGATTTCACGGGGTAAAAAGTGTAGACGGTATTTTAGCCGATTTAGGTGTTTCGTCTCATCAGTTTGACGTTCCTGAAAGAGGGTTTTCTACTCGTTTTGATGCCGATTTGGATATGAGAATGAGCAAGAAAAATGATTTGGATGCTTACAAAGTGATTAATGAATACGATGAAGCTAATCTAAAAAGAGTGTTTTTGGATTATGGCGAATTGAAAGCAGCACCTGCCTTGGCAAGAACTATAATCGAAGCCAGAGAAAGAAAAGCCATCAGCACCACCGATGAACTAAAATTGATTTTGGCGAAGTTCTTACCGGAACAATTCAAGAATAAAATATTGGCCCAAATTTATCAGGCTATCCGAATAGAAGTGAATCAAGAAATGGATGTTTTAAAAGAGTTTTTAGAACAGTCTCTTGAAATATTGAAGCCCGAAGGTAGATTAAGCGTGATTTCGTATCACTCACTTGAAGACCGTTTGGTAAAACGATTCATGAAAAACGGCATGTTTGAAGGTGAGCCGGAACGCGATTTTTTCGGAAACTTTTCGGTGCCATTCAAATTGATCGGTAAACTAATTGTTCCGGACGATGCTGAAATTAAAAGCAATAACAGAGCAAGAAGTGCCAAATTAAGAATAGCAGAGAAGCGATGA
- a CDS encoding FtsL-like putative cell division protein — MKKGVYGILKARFLVNEDATKNWRFIVFCIFLAILMIAYGHNYDEKVYRISELTNEVKELRSEFVDKRSELMKLKMESTVSEKMEERKIFPSSVPPQKIKVKKPAEKSFFQKLWQ, encoded by the coding sequence ATGAAAAAAGGAGTTTACGGCATATTAAAAGCTCGATTTTTAGTCAATGAAGATGCTACCAAGAACTGGCGATTCATAGTGTTTTGCATTTTTTTAGCCATTCTGATGATTGCCTACGGTCATAATTATGATGAAAAGGTTTACCGAATAAGCGAATTGACCAATGAAGTAAAAGAATTGCGCTCTGAATTTGTAGACAAGCGCTCTGAATTAATGAAATTAAAAATGGAATCAACGGTTTCCGAAAAAATGGAAGAACGAAAAATTTTCCCTTCTTCGGTACCTCCGCAAAAGATAAAAGTTAAAAAACCGGCAGAAAAAAGTTTCTTTCAAAAACTATGGCAATAG
- a CDS encoding penicillin-binding protein, translated as MAIEDKHISYRIYLVAFSIFLMAMAITFKLSKIQWVEGDHYRKLAKERTVKNFVIPANKGNIYSADGSLLATSIPNYNIRFDAVAPKGDSFEKNVKPLSDSLSLMLGKPSSFYHTQLRMARANKNRYLLIARDLSYTQYMKIKSFPLFNLGANKGGMITEQETVREHPIGKIAERTIGYERITPEGKPDGKGIEWSFRKYLNGKDGKVLKQKIAKGQWKPIRDVNEVDPQDGYDVISTIDVYIQDIAHHALLKQLKDYKAEHGCVVVMETKTGKIKAISNLGKLKESDSTYFETTNYAIAEAHEPGSTFKLIDMIALLDDNKIDTNKVYDSKGGIIDYRGKKVRDSHEGGYGRISLARGFEVSSNTIMVQAVYENYKNNPQEFVDRIDRMGLNKPLGLPFQGEGKPYIPQPNDKHWSAISLPWMAFGYGVAVTPLQTLTLYNAVANNGEMVKPQFVSEIKEWNKTIKKYDKQVINPKICSEETIKKLKAVMQNVVKRGTGSKLYSKDFSMAGKTGTAQANYAKNGGSEKHYISSFVGFFPAENPKYSCIVVVHKPNTSGNNYYGADVAGPVFKRIAQKIFTDAPSTNEIKNLNRKVGKQEKAYNEYAIKSQEETKGVPNVKGMSGMDAVALLENLKLKVKVIGVGKVKKQSVQPGEAIDKNKIIILELS; from the coding sequence ATGGCAATAGAAGATAAACATATCTCTTACCGCATTTACCTAGTGGCTTTCAGTATCTTCCTGATGGCTATGGCGATTACCTTCAAACTCTCTAAAATTCAGTGGGTGGAAGGTGATCACTATAGAAAATTAGCTAAAGAAAGAACGGTAAAGAACTTCGTGATTCCTGCTAATAAAGGAAATATCTATTCCGCTGACGGCAGTTTGTTGGCAACTTCTATTCCAAATTACAACATCCGATTTGATGCCGTAGCGCCCAAAGGGGATTCGTTTGAAAAAAATGTTAAGCCTTTGTCGGATTCCCTGTCTTTGATGTTGGGTAAACCAAGTAGCTTTTACCATACGCAATTACGCATGGCAAGAGCCAATAAAAACAGGTATTTATTAATTGCGCGTGATTTGAGTTATACCCAATACATGAAAATCAAAAGTTTTCCGCTATTCAATTTGGGAGCCAATAAAGGGGGTATGATTACCGAACAAGAAACGGTTCGTGAACACCCTATTGGTAAAATTGCCGAAAGAACCATCGGCTACGAAAGAATTACACCGGAAGGAAAACCTGACGGGAAAGGAATTGAGTGGTCATTTCGAAAATATTTGAACGGAAAAGACGGTAAAGTATTAAAACAAAAAATAGCCAAAGGCCAATGGAAACCTATTCGCGATGTGAACGAAGTTGATCCTCAAGATGGTTACGATGTGATTTCTACTATTGATGTTTACATTCAGGATATTGCGCACCACGCGTTGTTAAAACAATTAAAAGATTACAAAGCCGAACACGGTTGTGTAGTGGTGATGGAAACCAAAACCGGGAAAATCAAAGCGATTTCCAATTTAGGAAAACTAAAAGAAAGCGATTCTACTTATTTTGAAACTACTAATTACGCTATAGCCGAAGCTCATGAACCGGGTTCAACGTTCAAGCTAATCGACATGATTGCTTTGTTGGATGATAATAAAATTGACACCAATAAAGTATATGATAGCAAAGGAGGTATTATTGATTACCGTGGAAAAAAAGTCCGCGATTCGCACGAAGGTGGTTACGGAAGAATTTCTTTAGCCCGAGGTTTTGAAGTATCTTCTAATACTATAATGGTACAGGCGGTATATGAAAATTATAAAAACAATCCACAAGAATTTGTAGACCGAATTGACCGAATGGGTTTAAACAAACCACTGGGATTGCCATTTCAAGGAGAAGGAAAACCATATATACCACAACCAAACGATAAGCATTGGAGCGCTATTTCATTGCCGTGGATGGCTTTTGGATATGGTGTTGCCGTGACGCCTTTGCAAACTTTGACGTTGTATAATGCGGTGGCCAATAATGGCGAAATGGTAAAGCCACAATTCGTTTCTGAAATCAAAGAATGGAACAAAACCATCAAAAAATATGATAAGCAAGTCATCAATCCAAAAATTTGTTCCGAGGAAACCATCAAGAAACTAAAAGCCGTAATGCAAAATGTGGTGAAAAGAGGAACGGGCTCAAAACTGTATTCTAAAGATTTTTCCATGGCAGGGAAAACAGGAACAGCACAAGCCAATTATGCTAAAAATGGGGGTTCTGAAAAACATTATATCTCTTCTTTCGTTGGTTTTTTTCCGGCAGAGAATCCAAAATATTCTTGCATAGTTGTAGTGCATAAACCCAATACTTCTGGCAATAATTATTACGGAGCCGATGTGGCCGGACCGGTTTTCAAACGCATTGCGCAAAAGATTTTCACTGACGCACCATCCACCAATGAAATTAAAAATCTGAACCGAAAAGTTGGTAAACAAGAGAAAGCGTATAACGAATATGCCATCAAATCGCAAGAAGAAACCAAAGGAGTTCCAAATGTTAAAGGAATGAGCGGGATGGATGCGGTAGCACTTTTGGAAAATTTAAAACTGAAAGTGAAAGTTATCGGTGTCGGAAAAGTAAAAAAACAATCGGTACAACCCGGAGAAGCTATAGATAAAAACAAAATCATCATACTCGAATTATCGTGA
- a CDS encoding UDP-N-acetylmuramoyl-L-alanyl-D-glutamate--2,6-diaminopimelate ligase, with protein sequence MIILKDILYKVAIEVVKGSTEMTIQKIEFDSRKVQENDVFVAIRGTVSNGHDFIEKAINLGAVAIVCDTLPEIIVTGITYIQVKDTNSALAIMATNFYGNPSQNLQLVGITGTNGKTTIASLLYQLFKKAGFKVGLLSTVKILVDDVEYKATHTTPDSLTINYYLAEMSAVGVEYCFMEVSSHGIHQKRTEGLQFAGGVFTNLSHDHLDYHPTFAEYRDVKKSFFDHLPKTAFALTNIDDKNGLVMLQNTSARKLTYALKTYAEYKAQILENQLSGLLLKINENEVWVRLIGTFNAYNLLAIYGTAVELGLDKLEVLRLLSELESVSGRFQFIVSNDKITAIVDYAHTPDALENVLNTINDIRTKNEQLITVVGCGGDRDKTKRPIMAHIATSMSNKVIITSDNPRTEDPIDIIADMEKGVEPQNQRKTLSIVDRKQAIKTACQLAGPNDIILIAGKGHETYQEINGVRHDFDDMAIVKELLEQLNK encoded by the coding sequence GTGATTATTTTAAAAGATATATTATACAAAGTCGCTATCGAAGTCGTAAAGGGTTCGACAGAAATGACTATACAAAAAATTGAATTCGACTCGCGAAAAGTTCAGGAGAATGATGTTTTTGTGGCGATTCGCGGTACAGTTTCAAACGGACATGACTTTATAGAAAAAGCGATTAACCTTGGAGCTGTTGCTATTGTTTGCGATACTTTGCCGGAAATTATCGTGACCGGTATTACTTATATTCAGGTAAAAGATACCAATTCGGCTTTGGCTATTATGGCCACCAATTTTTATGGCAATCCGTCACAAAATTTACAGTTAGTTGGCATTACAGGAACGAATGGTAAAACCACAATTGCCTCGCTTTTATACCAATTGTTCAAAAAAGCTGGTTTCAAAGTTGGATTGCTTTCCACCGTGAAAATTTTGGTGGATGATGTTGAATATAAAGCTACACACACTACACCCGATTCGTTGACGATTAATTATTATTTAGCTGAAATGAGCGCTGTGGGTGTCGAATATTGCTTTATGGAAGTGAGCTCACACGGGATTCATCAAAAACGTACCGAAGGCTTACAGTTTGCCGGAGGTGTTTTCACCAATCTGTCCCACGACCATTTAGATTACCATCCGACTTTCGCAGAATACCGTGATGTAAAAAAATCATTTTTCGACCATTTGCCAAAAACAGCTTTTGCCCTAACCAATATTGATGACAAAAACGGTTTGGTAATGTTGCAAAATACATCGGCACGAAAACTGACTTATGCTTTAAAAACTTACGCTGAATACAAAGCACAGATTCTCGAAAATCAATTGTCAGGCTTATTGTTGAAAATCAATGAAAATGAAGTTTGGGTAAGATTGATTGGGACTTTCAATGCCTACAATTTATTGGCGATTTACGGAACAGCGGTTGAATTAGGCTTAGATAAATTAGAAGTGTTACGATTGTTGTCGGAACTGGAAAGCGTTTCCGGACGTTTCCAATTTATAGTTTCCAATGACAAAATCACTGCTATTGTCGATTATGCCCACACTCCGGACGCTTTAGAAAATGTTTTGAACACCATCAATGACATTCGTACCAAAAATGAGCAACTCATTACTGTTGTAGGATGCGGAGGCGACAGAGATAAAACCAAAAGACCAATCATGGCTCACATTGCTACTTCTATGAGTAACAAAGTAATTATCACTTCGGACAATCCAAGAACGGAAGACCCAATTGATATTATCGCCGATATGGAAAAAGGAGTAGAGCCGCAAAATCAAAGAAAAACATTGTCCATTGTCGACAGAAAACAAGCTATCAAAACGGCTTGTCAGTTGGCCGGTCCAAATGATATCATCTTGATTGCCGGAAAAGGGCATGAAACGTATCAGGAAATTAATGGCGTACGCCACGATTTTGACGATATGGCCATTGTAAAAGAACTTTTAGAACAACTAAATAAATAA
- the murD gene encoding UDP-N-acetylmuramoyl-L-alanine--D-glutamate ligase translates to MKRLVVLGGGESGVGTAILGKKEGFDVFVSDYGQIKDKYREVLKQYEIKWEDNQHTEELILNADVVMKSPGIPEKSTIVKKLLEKGIPVISEIEFAYPFTKAKTIGITGSNGKTTTTMLTYHLLKEGGLNVGLGGNIGKSFAWQVAEENYDYYVLELSSFQLDGIIKYKPEIAIITNISPDHLDRYEYKYENYIASKFRITMNQTESDYLIYDADDEAISAWLQQNKTNAKLIPFSLTQTFENGAFIKNETMDIIINNEEFEMKTGEVSLEGKHNLKNAMAATSVAQLMKIRKETIRESLSNFQGVEHRLEKVLKIQNVQYINDSKATNVNATFFALDSMTVPTVWIVGGVDKGNDYNELMPLVREKVKAIICLGVDNKKIVDAFGNVVDMMVEVDNMRDAVNTASHIAEKGDAVLLSPACASFDLFQNYEDRGRQFKVAVQNL, encoded by the coding sequence ATGAAGCGGTTAGTAGTTCTTGGCGGAGGAGAAAGTGGCGTGGGAACGGCCATTTTAGGAAAGAAAGAAGGATTTGATGTCTTCGTTTCCGATTACGGGCAAATAAAAGATAAGTATAGAGAAGTTCTTAAACAATATGAAATTAAATGGGAAGATAATCAGCATACGGAAGAGTTGATTCTGAATGCGGATGTTGTAATGAAAAGCCCAGGAATTCCGGAGAAATCTACCATAGTAAAAAAACTGTTGGAGAAAGGCATACCGGTTATTTCCGAAATCGAATTTGCTTACCCGTTTACCAAAGCAAAAACAATTGGAATAACAGGAAGCAACGGAAAAACAACGACAACCATGTTGACCTACCATTTGCTGAAAGAAGGAGGGTTGAATGTGGGATTAGGAGGCAATATCGGAAAAAGTTTTGCCTGGCAAGTGGCCGAAGAAAATTACGATTATTATGTGTTAGAGTTGAGCAGTTTTCAACTAGACGGGATTATAAAGTACAAACCGGAAATTGCCATTATTACCAACATCAGCCCGGATCATTTAGACCGATACGAATACAAATATGAAAACTATATAGCATCAAAATTCAGAATAACCATGAACCAAACCGAGAGCGATTATCTCATCTACGATGCTGATGATGAAGCGATTTCAGCCTGGTTACAACAAAACAAAACAAACGCAAAATTAATTCCTTTTTCACTAACCCAAACCTTTGAAAACGGAGCCTTTATAAAAAACGAAACTATGGACATCATCATTAACAACGAAGAATTTGAAATGAAAACCGGAGAGGTTTCATTGGAAGGAAAACACAACCTGAAAAACGCTATGGCAGCTACATCGGTGGCTCAATTAATGAAAATCAGAAAGGAAACCATCCGTGAGAGTTTATCCAATTTCCAAGGAGTGGAGCATCGTTTGGAAAAAGTACTCAAAATTCAAAATGTTCAGTATATCAACGACAGTAAAGCGACCAACGTGAATGCAACTTTCTTTGCTTTAGACAGTATGACAGTGCCAACGGTTTGGATTGTTGGTGGAGTTGATAAAGGGAATGATTACAATGAACTAATGCCATTAGTACGCGAAAAAGTAAAAGCGATTATTTGTTTGGGTGTCGACAATAAAAAAATCGTTGATGCTTTCGGAAATGTTGTTGATATGATGGTTGAAGTAGATAACATGCGTGATGCAGTAAACACTGCCAGCCATATTGCCGAAAAAGGAGATGCAGTGTTGTTATCACCGGCTTGTGCCAGTTTCGATTTGTTCCAAAACTACGAAGACAGAGGAAGACAGTTTAAAGTAGCCGTACAAAATTTATAA
- a CDS encoding FtsW/RodA/SpoVE family cell cycle protein — MKELIHSLKGDKVIWAFVALLALFSFMPVFSASSNLAYMRHGSGNALTYLLKHGAQVFVGFFILYKVHKIPYHYFRTISRFLLPVVWLLLIYTLLKGTVIEGANASRWIQIPFIGITFQTSTLASIVLYVFVARYLSKTRETPITFQSSLWELWTPVFITLVLILPANLSTAALIFAMVMMLAFIGKYPLKYIGIIIGAGIIGLTFFILVAKAFPDAFPNRVDTWIARIDNFTSDKPDEDDYQIEKAKIAIASGGVYGLGPGKSVQKNFLPQSSSDFIYAIIVEEYGLFGGLLVLGLYLLLLFRFVVAAHKANSLFGKLVVIGLGFPIIFQAMTNMAVAVELLPVTGQTLPLISSGGSSIWMTCIALGIILSVTKKDEEIAEEQAEKQKREDALQKLIDKQLKEDEEAEQEDFSIEDKANPMEPILKRS, encoded by the coding sequence ATGAAAGAACTAATTCACAGTTTAAAAGGAGATAAAGTCATCTGGGCATTCGTGGCCCTTTTGGCATTATTTTCATTTATGCCGGTGTTTAGTGCGAGTAGTAATTTGGCCTACATGCGCCACGGCTCAGGAAATGCATTAACCTATTTGCTGAAACATGGAGCACAAGTATTTGTTGGTTTTTTTATTTTATATAAAGTCCACAAAATTCCCTATCATTATTTCAGAACCATATCAAGGTTTTTATTACCGGTTGTTTGGTTGTTGTTGATTTATACGTTGCTAAAAGGAACCGTAATCGAAGGCGCCAATGCCAGCCGATGGATCCAGATTCCGTTTATCGGGATTACGTTCCAAACGTCAACATTAGCTTCGATAGTGCTGTATGTTTTTGTGGCCAGGTATTTATCTAAAACCAGAGAAACACCAATCACCTTCCAATCTTCGCTATGGGAATTATGGACGCCGGTTTTTATTACATTAGTATTAATACTTCCTGCCAATTTATCTACCGCAGCCTTAATATTTGCTATGGTCATGATGTTGGCCTTTATTGGTAAATACCCTTTGAAATATATCGGAATCATCATTGGTGCCGGGATTATTGGATTGACATTTTTCATCTTAGTCGCTAAAGCCTTTCCTGATGCTTTCCCTAATCGTGTAGATACTTGGATTGCACGTATTGATAATTTCACCAGCGATAAACCCGATGAAGATGATTATCAAATAGAGAAAGCAAAAATTGCTATTGCTTCAGGCGGAGTCTATGGTTTAGGTCCAGGGAAAAGTGTGCAGAAAAACTTCTTGCCACAATCGTCTTCCGATTTTATTTATGCCATTATCGTAGAAGAATACGGTCTTTTCGGGGGATTATTAGTCTTAGGATTGTATTTATTGTTGTTGTTCCGATTTGTCGTAGCGGCACACAAAGCCAATTCGCTTTTCGGAAAACTAGTCGTCATTGGCTTAGGATTTCCCATCATTTTTCAGGCGATGACCAACATGGCGGTAGCGGTGGAATTATTGCCGGTAACAGGACAAACCTTGCCGTTAATTAGCTCGGGAGGAAGTTCGATTTGGATGACTTGTATTGCGCTTGGAATCATTTTGAGTGTAACCAAAAAAGATGAAGAAATTGCCGAAGAGCAAGCCGAAAAACAAAAACGTGAAGATGCTTTGCAAAAGCTTATTGATAAACAATTGAAAGAGGACGAAGAAGCTGAACAAGAAGATTTTTCAATTGAAGACAAAGCCAATCCAATGGAGCCTATTTTAAAAAGAAGTTAG
- the murG gene encoding undecaprenyldiphospho-muramoylpentapeptide beta-N-acetylglucosaminyltransferase, translated as MNKLKFILSGGGTGGHIYPAVAIANELKLRFPDAEFLFVGAKDKMEMQKVPQAGYQIKGLWIAGLQRKLTFQNAMFPFKLISSLWTSRQIIKSFKPDVVIGTGGFASGPLLQMANSFNIPTVIQEQNSYPGITNKLLSKKANAICVAYENLERFFPKDKIVFTGNPVRQDLLDVDSKRAEGTAYFKLDANKKTLLILGGSLGARRVNQLIAKELDFLLVSGVQVFWQCGKLYFDEYQHFNEKENVQVVAFIDRMDLIYAAADFVISRAGASSVSELCLVGKPTLFIPSPNVAEDHQTKNAKAIVDKKGAILLKESELDEQFETVFSDLISNDDLQLILSQNIKKLAKPNATKDIVEEIIKLLQ; from the coding sequence ATGAACAAACTAAAATTCATATTAAGCGGTGGTGGCACAGGCGGACATATCTATCCGGCGGTGGCGATTGCCAATGAATTAAAGCTACGGTTTCCGGATGCTGAGTTTCTTTTTGTAGGAGCCAAAGACAAAATGGAAATGCAAAAAGTACCGCAAGCCGGTTATCAAATTAAAGGGTTATGGATTGCCGGTTTACAACGAAAACTGACTTTCCAAAACGCCATGTTTCCATTCAAACTGATAAGCAGTTTATGGACATCACGCCAAATAATAAAAAGTTTCAAGCCCGATGTTGTAATAGGAACCGGTGGTTTTGCCAGCGGACCGTTACTGCAAATGGCTAATAGTTTTAATATTCCAACGGTGATTCAGGAACAAAATTCGTATCCGGGTATTACCAACAAACTTTTGAGCAAAAAAGCTAATGCTATATGTGTGGCTTATGAAAATTTAGAGCGCTTTTTTCCAAAAGATAAAATCGTTTTTACGGGTAATCCCGTTCGTCAGGATTTGCTGGATGTAGATTCTAAAAGAGCAGAAGGGACTGCTTATTTCAAATTGGATGCCAATAAAAAAACACTTTTAATCTTAGGCGGAAGCTTAGGAGCCAGAAGGGTAAACCAATTAATAGCTAAAGAACTTGATTTTCTTTTAGTTAGTGGAGTGCAGGTTTTTTGGCAATGCGGTAAATTGTATTTCGATGAATACCAACATTTCAACGAAAAAGAAAATGTACAGGTCGTAGCGTTTATTGATCGAATGGATTTAATATACGCCGCTGCCGATTTTGTGATTTCCCGTGCCGGAGCTTCTTCGGTTTCGGAATTGTGTTTGGTGGGAAAACCAACCCTTTTTATTCCGTCACCCAATGTAGCCGAAGACCATCAAACAAAAAATGCAAAGGCCATTGTAGATAAAAAAGGGGCTATTCTTTTAAAAGAAAGTGAATTGGATGAACAGTTTGAAACTGTTTTTTCAGATTTAATTTCCAATGATGATTTGCAGTTAATCTTGAGCCAAAACATAAAAAAATTGGCCAAACCCAATGCCACTAAAGACATCGTAGAAGAAATAATAAAATTGCTACAATAA
- the murC gene encoding UDP-N-acetylmuramate--L-alanine ligase, with protein MNLNQIHNVYFIGIGGIGMSALARYFQNIGKNVSGYDKTPTMLTDELIAGGMSIHFEDNINLIPTDYYTENTLVIITPAVPVTHSEWNYFLERNYTVKKRAEVLGIITKDTFCFAVAGTHGKTTTSSILGHILYESGADVTAFLGGIVENYHSNLIGNGKTVTVVEADEFDRSFLHLHPDIACVTSMDADHLDIYGDKNAIEDSFREFAAKVTNKNNLFVPKGLPLEGMTTGIEEEATYKAFNIRIENGFYVFDVQTPSETIQNLQFGLPGRHNLMNALMALAMAKTYGTPTESITRALASFKGIQRRFSYQIKSDDLVYIDDYAHHPTEINAVHQAVRELYPNEKVLAIFQPHLFSRTKDFADDFAKRLSQFDEILLLDIYPARELPMEGITSSWLLSKMENPNKKLISKADLIPTILANDAKIIVTIGAGDIGELVPNIKKALL; from the coding sequence GTGAATTTAAACCAAATCCATAACGTCTATTTCATCGGCATCGGAGGCATCGGAATGAGTGCTTTGGCTCGGTATTTCCAAAACATAGGAAAGAATGTTTCGGGTTACGACAAAACACCAACCATGTTGACGGACGAACTGATAGCCGGAGGTATGTCCATTCACTTTGAAGATAATATTAACTTAATTCCCACCGATTATTATACTGAAAATACTTTGGTTATTATCACGCCGGCAGTACCGGTTACGCATTCGGAATGGAATTATTTTTTAGAAAGAAATTACACGGTAAAAAAACGCGCCGAAGTATTGGGTATTATTACCAAAGATACCTTTTGTTTCGCCGTTGCCGGTACACACGGTAAGACAACAACTTCCAGTATATTGGGTCATATTCTTTATGAAAGTGGTGCCGATGTGACTGCATTTCTTGGCGGAATTGTAGAAAATTACCACTCCAATCTAATCGGAAACGGAAAAACAGTTACGGTTGTTGAAGCGGATGAGTTTGACCGCTCGTTCCTGCATTTGCATCCGGATATTGCCTGTGTAACTTCGATGGATGCCGATCATTTGGATATTTATGGTGATAAAAATGCCATAGAAGATTCATTCCGTGAATTTGCAGCCAAAGTAACCAATAAAAATAATTTATTCGTTCCTAAAGGTCTACCGTTAGAAGGAATGACCACCGGAATTGAAGAAGAAGCAACTTATAAAGCTTTCAACATACGAATTGAAAACGGGTTTTATGTTTTTGATGTGCAAACGCCTTCGGAAACAATACAAAATCTGCAATTCGGTTTGCCCGGAAGACACAATTTAATGAATGCCTTGATGGCTTTAGCGATGGCTAAAACTTATGGTACCCCAACCGAGTCCATTACTAGAGCCTTGGCATCATTTAAAGGAATTCAACGCAGATTTTCTTATCAAATTAAGTCGGATGACTTAGTGTATATCGATGATTATGCGCATCATCCCACCGAAATTAATGCCGTGCACCAAGCGGTTCGCGAATTGTATCCAAACGAAAAAGTACTGGCCATTTTTCAACCGCATTTATTCAGCAGAACCAAAGATTTTGCCGATGATTTTGCTAAAAGGTTATCACAGTTTGACGAAATTTTGTTGTTAGATATCTATCCGGCCAGAGAATTACCAATGGAAGGAATTACCTCAAGTTGGCTGCTTTCCAAAATGGAAAATCCAAATAAAAAGTTGATTTCCAAAGCCGATTTAATTCCGACAATTTTGGCTAACGACGCTAAAATAATTGTAACTATCGGTGCGGGAGATATTGGTGAATTAGTTCCTAACATTAAGAAGGCGTTGCTATGA
- a CDS encoding cell division protein FtsQ, translating to MKIFTWTNIRLVLMIAVVIFLYSFTSQRNAMRKIKKTEVVFVGEKNLFLKPETVNKLLIEKNQDLKTLKKDGLDLNKLEKSINQQKLIEKADVFVSVDGVLKAVVKQKTPLGRVFDETGSFYIDNEGNSMPLSDNYTARVPLLSGEITVVKKEKLSEVLRMIAEDDFLKKNIIGVQVLPNGSLIMANRNYDYQIDFGRTINIETKFKNYKAFFQKAVSDSTLNKYKRINLKFTKQVVCIK from the coding sequence ATGAAAATTTTCACTTGGACAAATATAAGATTGGTCTTGATGATTGCGGTCGTAATCTTCCTGTATTCGTTCACTTCGCAGCGAAATGCCATGCGAAAAATCAAGAAAACGGAGGTGGTTTTTGTTGGAGAAAAGAACCTTTTTTTGAAGCCGGAAACGGTTAATAAATTGTTAATAGAAAAAAATCAGGACCTAAAAACATTAAAAAAAGATGGGTTAGATTTGAATAAATTGGAAAAGTCCATCAACCAACAAAAATTGATTGAGAAAGCTGATGTGTTTGTCAGTGTTGATGGGGTTTTAAAAGCGGTGGTGAAACAAAAAACACCTCTCGGACGAGTGTTTGATGAAACGGGTTCTTTCTATATTGATAATGAAGGGAATAGTATGCCGTTATCGGATAATTATACAGCCAGAGTGCCGCTACTATCGGGGGAGATTACAGTAGTAAAAAAAGAAAAATTATCTGAAGTTTTAAGGATGATTGCTGAAGATGATTTTTTGAAAAAAAATATCATTGGTGTACAAGTTTTGCCTAACGGAAGCCTGATTATGGCGAACCGAAATTACGATTACCAAATCGATTTCGGTAGAACTATTAACATCGAGACCAAATTTAAGAACTATAAAGCATTTTTTCAGAAGGCTGTTTCAGACAGTACATTGAACAAATACAAAAGAATCAACCTGAAGTTTACCAAGCAAGTGGTGTGCATAAAATAG